The nucleotide window CCCATACCTGAAGACGCTGGGCAACCGGATGCTCCTGCCAACGGACGTTGCCATAGCGGACGACGGCATGCTGTACGTCCTCTCCCAGGGTAGTCACTACAGCAAGGGCAAGCCGGGGCCGATTACGATCCCGGACCTCAACGTCGACCACCACGGCAGCTTCGGCTGGCGCTGCCTGGAGCTTCCGGTCAAGCACTGCGAATACCTCTGGCCATGCCAGATAGTCCTCGACAGCCGACGCGTGTTGTAGACTTCCGACCAGTCGGTCAGCTTCCTCCAGAAGTACACTCGCGAGGGCCACTACCTCTTTCCAACTTCGCCCGCGACTGTCAGATCGATAGCCATCGGACGTCCTTACGAGACACGTGAGATAGCGAGACTCAGGGAGCCTTGGGCGTCAGGGCAGAGACGGCCTCTTCTACGCCCGTGAAAATCGTGATGACCTGGTCAACGCGTGTCAGTTTGAAGGTCTTGTGTACTGACGGCCGGACCTGGGCCAGGCTGACGGAGCCGTTGCGAAGCTGGGCATGCTTGTATCCTGTCAGGACAACAGACAGTCCCATGCTGTCCATGAACCCAACGTTCTCCATGTCAATCACAACCCTCGTCGCACCGGCAGTCAGGAGGGCGTTTATCTGCTTGAGGAGCTGCGGGCTCGAATTCGCGTCCAGGTCACCGTCAAGGGTCACTAGTGTGACGCCGCCTTCTGTCCGAGTCTCGATCTTCACCTGTCCTCCGTAGGGTGCATGCCGGGTCTGCAGGCCCGGCGGACTATCTGGCCGTATGTTCCGGCAAGCCGCACGGCCTGTCAATTGCTCAAAACACGGTTGTTTACCGTTCGGTCTTTCTCAGTCAACCCAAAACGAGTACAGGCTCGCGTCCTTCAAATGGAAGCGCAGCGACACGGGCTGCCGCAGCTTGTACTTGAACGCGTTCCAGTTCGAGCCGCCCGCGTCCTCAGGTCTGTCCGTCGCATGCACCAGGTCGCGGCCCTGCCACTTGACAACATAGTCCGTCGAATCCGCGGATATTGGCGTGCATTCCGCCCGAGTATATCCCGGGATAGGCTTGGCGTACCTGTCGAGCACTTCCACTTCCAGTCTCCCCTTCGCCCCGGTGACGTTCACGTGGAGCTTCGACCCCATGAACGTCACCGCCTTCGTCGTCAGCGCGCCTTCGCCCCGCTCCGGCGCCACCGCCACGAAGCCATCTCTGCGCAGCTTCGCAAGC belongs to SAR202 cluster bacterium and includes:
- a CDS encoding STAS domain-containing protein — translated: MTGRAACRNIRPDSPPGLQTRHAPYGGQVKIETRTEGGVTLVTLDGDLDANSSPQLLKQINALLTAGATRVVIDMENVGFMDSMGLSVVLTGYKHAQLRNGSVSLAQVRPSVHKTFKLTRVDQVITIFTGVEEAVSALTPKAP